In Deltaproteobacteria bacterium, one genomic interval encodes:
- a CDS encoding CoA transferase, with protein MSGPLSGIRVLDLSRVLAGPFCTMILGDLGADVIKVERPETGDDTREWGPPFAAGESAYYLCVNRNKRSVALDLKTEAGAGIARDLAAKSDVFIENFRVGAAAKMGLGYEELKKANPRIVYCSISGYGQTGPYREVPGYDFIIQAMSGLMSITGESGGEPTKLGVATVDLTTGLYAAVAILAALRERDGSGLGQRIDLSLMDSAISWLANVGSNYLVSGEVCGRYGNAHANIVPYQVFLAKDRHIAVGIGNDGQWRKFCEIAGVRDLASDGRFATNPDRVKNRGELIPLLEKIFLGRDSSFWIENLWREGIPAGPINTVDRVFADPNTAAREMVIEMDHPAAGKVRLIGSPMKFSETPVEYRLPPPLLGEHTASVLKERLGLE; from the coding sequence ATGAGCGGGCCGCTGAGCGGGATCCGTGTGCTCGACCTTTCGAGGGTTCTCGCAGGGCCCTTCTGCACGATGATCCTGGGCGATCTCGGGGCCGACGTGATCAAGGTGGAGAGGCCGGAGACGGGGGACGACACGCGGGAATGGGGCCCCCCTTTCGCCGCCGGCGAATCGGCCTACTACCTCTGCGTCAACCGGAACAAGAGAAGCGTCGCGCTGGACCTGAAGACGGAGGCCGGCGCGGGGATCGCGCGGGATCTCGCCGCAAAGAGCGACGTCTTCATCGAGAATTTCCGCGTCGGCGCCGCCGCGAAGATGGGGCTGGGGTACGAGGAACTGAAGAAGGCGAATCCGCGGATCGTCTACTGCAGCATCTCGGGGTACGGGCAGACGGGGCCCTACCGCGAAGTCCCGGGGTACGACTTCATCATCCAGGCGATGAGCGGGCTGATGAGCATCACCGGGGAGAGCGGGGGGGAGCCGACGAAACTCGGCGTGGCGACCGTGGACCTGACGACCGGCCTGTACGCCGCCGTCGCGATCCTGGCGGCGCTCCGGGAGCGGGACGGAAGCGGCCTGGGGCAGCGCATCGACCTTTCGCTCATGGACTCGGCGATCTCCTGGCTCGCCAACGTGGGGAGCAACTACCTCGTTTCGGGGGAGGTCTGCGGCCGCTACGGCAACGCCCACGCGAACATCGTCCCCTACCAGGTGTTCCTGGCGAAAGACCGCCACATCGCGGTCGGGATCGGGAACGACGGCCAGTGGCGGAAGTTCTGCGAAATCGCCGGTGTCCGGGACCTTGCCTCGGACGGCCGGTTCGCGACCAACCCGGACCGGGTGAAAAACCGGGGCGAGCTGATCCCGCTCCTGGAGAAGATCTTTCTGGGCCGCGACAGCTCCTTCTGGATCGAAAACCTGTGGAGGGAAGGGATCCCCGCCGGACCGATCAACACCGTGGACAGGGTCTTTGCCGACCCGAACACCGCCGCCCGGGAAATGGTCATCGAGATGGATCATCCCGCGGCCGGGAAGGTCCGGCTGATCGGATCCCCCATGAAGTTCTCGGAGACGCCGGTGGAGTACCGGCTCCCGCCGCCCCTCCTGGGCGAGCATACCGCTTCCGTGCTGAAGGAGCGGCTCGG
- a CDS encoding BrnA antitoxin family protein has protein sequence MKDEEIDYTDSPELDDSFFKRAVVAMPVPKKPITIRVEPEVLQWFRSKGPRYQTRINAVLKAYVQARRKAS, from the coding sequence ATGAAGGACGAGGAGATCGACTACACGGACAGCCCGGAACTGGACGATTCGTTTTTTAAACGGGCCGTCGTGGCGATGCCCGTGCCGAAGAAGCCGATTACGATACGCGTTGAACCGGAGGTCCTCCAGTGGTTCCGCTCGAAGGGGCCTAGGTACCAGACCCGGATCAACGCGGTGCTGAAGGCTTACGTGCAGGCTCGCAGGAAAGCATCGTGA
- a CDS encoding helix-turn-helix domain-containing protein: protein MVAAWGKDPEFKAAYDELDTEFALLRQLLAARRKAGLTQAGVAAKMGTRPPAVTRLETALSANMHSPTLATLKKYARAVGCRLEVHLVPSKAR from the coding sequence ATGGTCGCAGCGTGGGGAAAGGATCCCGAATTCAAGGCGGCGTACGACGAGCTTGATACGGAGTTCGCCCTGTTGCGCCAGTTGCTCGCGGCGCGAAGAAAGGCGGGTCTGACGCAGGCCGGCGTGGCGGCGAAGATGGGAACCAGGCCCCCTGCCGTCACCCGGCTGGAGACGGCCCTCTCGGCCAACATGCATTCCCCCACGCTGGCCACGTTGAAGAAGTACGCCCGGGCCGTGGGATGCAGGCTGGAAGTGCATCTCGTCCCGTCGAAGGCAAGGTAA
- a CDS encoding BrnT family toxin yields MEFQWDEKKSRENLQKHGLSFEDADLVFLSPDKITAETTRPGMSERRWTDVADVLGRVLVLVYTPRGETIRVISFRPANRRERRKYHGKLENH; encoded by the coding sequence ATGGAGTTCCAATGGGACGAGAAGAAGAGCCGGGAGAACCTGCAAAAGCATGGCTTGAGCTTCGAAGACGCCGATCTCGTGTTCCTGTCGCCGGACAAGATTACGGCGGAGACGACGCGCCCGGGCATGTCGGAGCGCCGTTGGACGGATGTGGCGGATGTTCTTGGACGAGTCCTGGTTCTCGTCTACACACCGAGGGGCGAGACGATACGCGTGATATCGTTCCGGCCTGCGAACAGGAGGGAGAGGAGGAAATATCATGGCAAGCTCGAAAATCATTAA